The window tgttattgctcCCCAAATTAGTAATAAgatcatatttatttacttttatggaTTCATTATAAAGGTCTGAAGGTATAGATAGGAGAACCATCAAAAATGAGAAGGATGTTTCACAGTTATCAAACTGTActactgggcatagtggcacatgcctgtaagcccagctgcTCGGgatgcagaggcaggaggattgcaagttcaaagccagcctggggaagtgactcagtgattaagccctcctgggctcaattcctgataccaaaacaacaacaacaaaagtactataatttattaataaaatatgaatataagaaatttaattttttgttgttaaaattttttatattaaaaagtggCATGACTTCTTATGTAGAACAAAAATCTTGGGAAGGCAAAATTGGATAAAAccattaaaacagaaatatagtgCTTCAAGTGAATCCCATCACCTTGTGATATCCCTTATTAACAGTCTCTAAAATAACACCAGATACTAGAACAGTCGATCCTAAGAACAAGCAGCAGTTCAGGGCCTCCCTACTAGAATAACTGTTTAAGCCAGCAATATCTGTTTCCTTTCTATAAGCTCCCCCTATCTGAGGCATACAGTCCCTTTAAAATTTTGGTACAGGACTGAACAGATGGTGCATGAACTGAGAGACTGAAAATCTAGCAGAATAGCTGAGTGTAGTGATGCATACTGGAGGCCAAGTTAGGAAgaccgcaagttcaaagtcagcctcagcaacttagaaagatcttgttttgaaataaaaataaatattgtcatGTATAGttgaaaagaaccaatttttaaaaggcaaataaataggAGTTGGAAGTGTAGTTCAGTAGCAGGGCACAACCAGGCAagatctccagtatcaaaaaaagaaaaagaaaaaagatagaaaatcgAGCAGAATGAGCACAATAGGAATTCCACAAATGACTTGATCTTAAGGTGactttaataaagaaatcatttaattAATTGGGTTGGGATGCGTGGCAATCAGTTtggaaaaaccaaaaccaaaatctcAGATTTATAAttcctatttattattaaatatcctacaaatttttaatgtaaatattttaaaaactaaaagagcATGTGGGAAAAGTCTTATTGGatcatgaaaataaatctttttcacTATAATACCAAGACCAGGACAATAAACATCACACAAAATTGGCTGCCGTAAGAGAGAGAAATTCCAGAACTATTTCTTCCAAACTGATAAATAGGCCTGAAAACTGGACTTCCACTTCCATGTTAGGCGAAGTGCCCTGGGCAGTCACAGACAGCTCGATGTAGTGGAAAGATTAATCAGTAAAAGCTTATGACTGATATACTTGACTAAGAGCTCCTGCAGAAACTTAGGATAAAAAATCTAGTTCCAACTCAATTCTATCACTTGGGAGCTAATCAATCCCTCTCAACCTCAGATCCCTAaatcataaaatgatataaataatgaTAGCAGTGACCTCATTCATTCATGTCAGTCAAATACTTTGCTTGCATTTGATAATTCTGCACACAACTCCATTAAGTAGTCATTTTGCATACTCCTATCTCACTAACCAAGACCTAGAGAAGTTATTAAcatgctcagaaaaaaaaaaattggctgccctaaaataaaataaatctgtataGTAAAATACAATATAAACCATGCTGGTAATAAATTATAAATCTGGAAAATAATGGTCAGGTATGAGGGACAATGAATCATAATTCTTTAAGTAGAGAGCTCCTAACATCAATAATGAACAGCCTAATAGACAAACGTAAAAAATGATCTAAATGAGCAAGTcagtaaaataaatgtgaatgaaaaacaatgaaataatttttacctGTAATATTGTCAAAGGTTAATACTAAATAATATGGGCAGTGCTGATAATAGGATGGTAAGAAATATTGTCAGAAAATCTTGATTGTATCGTAAATTGGCATTATTTTTTAGACAAAAGTTTGGCAACCTCTCTGTGTTTGTGGGTATGTgtgtttaggaaaaaaatgcaagacCACAACGCAAATCATTAAGAGTAGGTgaaaactagttttaaaaataaattttatattatcaaaGTTAGCATGACTGTTGATAAACATTTGTCTAAATCTATgaaactcttttaaaataaggatgTTTCATAATGTGAAAGTAGTGCATTTTTAACCCAAGTACCTTTCTGCAGATTTAAGAAGTTCCAAGATAATGACTGGAGGAAGGAATCATACAATAATTGCTAAATTCATCCTTCTGGGATTCTCAGATTTTCCCAAGCTCAAGACTGTTCTCTTTATGGTATTCTTGGGAACTTACCTCTCAACAGTGGTCTGGAACCTGGGCCTCCTGGTCCTAATTAGGATGGACCCCTGCCttcacacacccatgtacttcttcctcagcaaCTTATCCTTCTTAGATTTCTTCTATGTTACCTCCACAACCCCCAAGATGCTCTTAGGCTTCTTCCAGAAGCACAGATCCATCTCCTTCCTGGGATGCACCCTACAGTACTTCTTCTTCTCTAGCCTGGGTCTGACTGAGTGCTGCCTTCTGGCAGCCATGGCTTATGATCGGTATGCTGCCATCTGCAATCCCCTGCTCTACACAGCCGTCATGTCCCCCACCCTCTGTGGGCAGATGGTGGTGGCAGCCTATGTGACTGGCATCTTTGGTTCATTGATCCAACTGTGTGCTTTACTTCAGCTCAATTTCTGTGGACCCAATGTCATCAACCATTTTTTTTGTGACCTGCCTCAGTTATTGGTCCTATCCTGCTCTGAAACCTTTTCCCTGCATGTCATGAAGTTTGTGATAGCAGTGATTTTTGGTGTGACATCTGTCTTAGTCATCATGGTCTCCTATGGTCATATCATTGCCGCCATCTTGAAGATCAGGTCAGTGGAAGGCAGGTCCAAGGCCTTCAATACCTGTGCTTCCCACTTGACAGCAGTTACTCTCTTTTTTGGATCGGGGCTCTTTGTCTATATGCATCCCAGCTCTGATGATGCTCTGGGCTACGACAAGATGGCGTCAGTTTTCTATACAGTGGTGATTCCTATGTTGAATCCTTTGATTTATAGTCTGAGGAACAAGGAAATTAAAGATGCTCTTAAGAGGTGTAAGAAGAAGAAAGTGGTTTTCCATGGCCACCGTTAATTCAAGATCTGGTAGACTAATGACCCTGCTGACTGGAAGTTTCTAGACTATTCAAGGGAAATGCATTTAATGTGATTCAGCCTCGCTGATGCTGTGGCAGAATTCCAAGCCAACCCATCTCACTCTGGGACTGGCTCAGTGCCATGCAAATCCCATGGCTCTTTCAGTCTTGACAGTTGACTTTCCTCTCCTATACCAGCAATGACTCCACAAGGCAGttaatatatcaatttttatgAAGGGCCAACCTTCCGTTCTTTGGTTTTTGACCTTTGCATTCTTTCGGAACTTCAGATTGCAGGCCAAAAGAAATGGGACTGAACACGAGGTCATTGGTCTTTCTCCTGCCCAACAAAACAAGCAGTATAATGACTACTTTGTCCCAGACTTCAAACCCGCAGGGCGCTTTAGGCAAATTCCAATCCATTGAGGCAGGAATGTGGAGAAAAGTGTAATTTTAGATTTTGACCTAACTTCTCTGCCAACGAAATATGTCATGAGGAGTTTGagcttgaatttattttttagtttttatttttagaactaaAAGTGAATTGTTTGAAAGGGAATAAACAGAGGAATTTTATGGCACTATTCAGTCACTGGAgagttaaaatacaaagaaaagaaagtgatccTTCAGACCATGTGTTGAAACAGTTGCATTTCTGTTACTGTGGCAGACTGGATAGTATAAATGTACCCAATGCTTCAAACAATGATGTatgttgaaaatatatatattgttttgagaaaaggtcttgctaagttgcccaagatggccttaaacttgtgatcttcctacttcAGCGTCCCcactagctgggattataggcatgtgcccctgtcCCTGTGCCTGGCaaatgaaacacattttaaaaaaaaacttaaaatacttttctaagcaggctggaaaagaaagaaaatgttcagtatgcaaatatatattaagtaaaaCAGGAATCTTGAGAGCAAAGGGCGGCTCTAAAGATGTCTTTCACTTTGGAAATATTGCTCTTATTTTCTGACAGAAGCATGAGACTTTGGAAAAGGGAGATAAAACCAGGCCTGAGAGTCTGACAGGAAACCCAGACGGACATCTGAGAGTCCAGTGGACTACACACTCCATGTGAGAGGA of the Sciurus carolinensis chromosome 11, mSciCar1.2, whole genome shotgun sequence genome contains:
- the LOC124959039 gene encoding olfactory receptor 1440-like, whose translation is MTGGRNHTIIAKFILLGFSDFPKLKTVLFMVFLGTYLSTVVWNLGLLVLIRMDPCLHTPMYFFLSNLSFLDFFYVTSTTPKMLLGFFQKHRSISFLGCTLQYFFFSSLGLTECCLLAAMAYDRYAAICNPLLYTAVMSPTLCGQMVVAAYVTGIFGSLIQLCALLQLNFCGPNVINHFFCDLPQLLVLSCSETFSLHVMKFVIAVIFGVTSVLVIMVSYGHIIAAILKIRSVEGRSKAFNTCASHLTAVTLFFGSGLFVYMHPSSDDALGYDKMASVFYTVVIPMLNPLIYSLRNKEIKDALKRCKKKKVVFHGHR